The proteins below are encoded in one region of Methanosarcina barkeri 3:
- a CDS encoding ABC transporter ATP-binding protein translates to MENVLIAFQNVWKIYQMGEVRVNALKAVSVQLRKGEFVAIVGPSGSGKSTMMNLVGCLDIPTKGQIFLKGRNIAHLEESDLAALRGRTIGFVFQQYNLIPGMTALENVLLPLEIQEIDDKVAEKRAKKMLALLGLSDKIQHKPTQLSGGQQQRVSIARALACNPEIILADEPTGALDSVTGKELLSILHRLWKEEGKTIVMVTHDLHLAKYASRHIELKDGKIIRDDMNEEKLDPEAQNMVLEAEI, encoded by the coding sequence ATGGAAAATGTACTTATAGCCTTTCAGAATGTATGGAAAATTTATCAAATGGGAGAAGTTCGGGTTAATGCCCTGAAAGCTGTGAGCGTTCAACTAAGAAAAGGAGAATTCGTTGCAATAGTCGGGCCCTCCGGAAGCGGAAAGTCCACAATGATGAACCTTGTGGGTTGCCTGGACATCCCTACAAAAGGTCAGATTTTCCTGAAAGGTCGGAATATAGCTCACCTTGAAGAATCTGATCTTGCAGCCCTCAGAGGCAGGACAATAGGGTTTGTTTTCCAGCAGTATAACCTGATTCCTGGCATGACGGCTCTTGAAAATGTGCTTTTACCCCTGGAAATCCAAGAAATTGACGATAAGGTGGCAGAAAAACGTGCGAAGAAAATGCTTGCACTTTTAGGGCTTTCGGATAAAATTCAGCATAAACCTACTCAACTTTCAGGTGGCCAGCAACAAAGAGTCTCGATTGCTAGAGCTCTAGCATGTAATCCCGAAATCATTCTCGCAGATGAACCAACAGGAGCTCTGGACAGTGTTACAGGAAAAGAGTTACTGTCAATTCTACACAGGCTCTGGAAAGAAGAAGGCAAAACAATAGTTATGGTTACGCATGATCTGCACCTTGCAAAATATGCAAGCAGGCATATTGAACTGAAGGATGGAAAAATCATCAGGGATGACATGAATGAAGAAAAACTTGACCCAGAAGCTCAAAACATGGTGCTTGAGGCCGAAATCTGA
- a CDS encoding helix-turn-helix transcriptional regulator codes for MKTRIKEFRARHDLTQEDLAKMVGVRRETIVFLEKGKYNPSLKLAYRISRCLDTTIDELFLFENSDFE; via the coding sequence GTGAAAACAAGGATCAAGGAATTTCGGGCCAGGCATGACCTTACTCAGGAAGACCTTGCAAAAATGGTAGGCGTCCGGAGAGAAACCATTGTTTTTCTTGAAAAAGGAAAATACAACCCCTCACTAAAGCTTGCATACCGGATCTCAAGGTGCCTGGACACCACAATCGATGAGTTATTTCTTTTTGAGAACTCGGATTTTGAATAA
- the ade gene encoding adenine deaminase, with product MQTYQGIIVDAISRRKFKGEIAVENGKIISIKEKEHENEQYILPGLVDAHVHIESSMTVPSVFARMVVARGTVAVVSDPHEIANVMGEEGIDYMLEDARKVPLKIYFGVPSCVPATPFESSGAVLDAEAVDRLLAREDLHYLSEMMNFPGVVMGFPEVISKLESAKKYGKNIDGHAPGLRGADLRKYVGAGISTDHESFTYEEAVEKIKLGMKILIREGSSARNFETLHRLIDVYPESVMLCTDDSHPDTLIYEGHIDKLLRRGQEEGLDIYNLIRAAVINPVKHYGLNVGMLREGDPADFIIIDDIKSFNVMKTFIDGNCVYDNGKVLFSVEKAPVKNVFNRGKISIDDIKLTLPDSEIKGEQMEKQMEKQIKKIRVIVAQDGELVTGQETVLPKVENGNLVSDPARDILKMVVLSRYANDPAQIGFIKNMGLKKGAIASSIAHDSHNIIAVGATDEDIVEAVNRLIENRGGIVVGTAENLLDLPLEVSGLMSILDGKEVAARYEQLNEEARKLGTSLMSPFMTLSFMSLLVIPELKLGDKGLFNVIKFEFVELFADE from the coding sequence ATGCAAACGTACCAGGGAATTATTGTTGATGCCATTTCCAGGCGGAAGTTCAAAGGTGAAATTGCCGTTGAAAACGGGAAGATTATCAGTATCAAAGAGAAGGAGCATGAGAATGAACAGTATATCCTTCCAGGGCTTGTAGACGCTCATGTACATATCGAAAGTTCGATGACCGTGCCTTCGGTTTTTGCCCGGATGGTCGTTGCAAGAGGTACGGTTGCAGTGGTTAGCGACCCTCATGAGATTGCAAACGTCATGGGAGAAGAAGGCATTGATTATATGCTTGAGGATGCCCGAAAAGTGCCTCTGAAAATCTATTTCGGAGTGCCGTCCTGTGTGCCGGCTACGCCTTTTGAATCTTCGGGAGCGGTGCTGGATGCCGAAGCTGTTGACCGATTGCTGGCAAGAGAAGATCTGCACTATCTTTCGGAGATGATGAATTTTCCTGGCGTTGTTATGGGATTCCCTGAGGTAATATCTAAACTGGAATCCGCTAAAAAGTATGGAAAAAATATAGACGGACATGCACCAGGTTTGAGAGGAGCCGATCTCCGGAAGTACGTGGGTGCAGGAATTTCCACGGACCATGAATCTTTTACTTACGAAGAAGCGGTTGAGAAAATAAAGCTTGGAATGAAAATACTGATCCGGGAGGGTAGTTCAGCCCGGAATTTCGAGACGCTACACAGGTTAATCGATGTATATCCAGAATCGGTCATGCTCTGCACCGATGATTCTCATCCTGATACTCTGATATATGAAGGGCATATCGATAAGCTTCTCAGGCGCGGACAAGAAGAAGGACTTGACATCTATAACCTCATAAGGGCAGCAGTTATCAATCCTGTTAAACACTACGGACTTAATGTCGGGATGCTGCGTGAGGGAGATCCTGCCGATTTCATTATCATAGACGATATCAAATCATTCAATGTGATGAAGACCTTTATTGACGGAAATTGTGTTTACGATAACGGAAAGGTACTTTTTTCAGTTGAAAAAGCTCCTGTAAAAAACGTATTCAACAGAGGCAAGATTTCTATTGACGATATAAAGTTGACTCTGCCTGATTCGGAGATTAAAGGGGAACAGATGGAAAAACAGATGGAAAAACAGATAAAAAAAATCCGGGTAATAGTTGCCCAGGATGGAGAACTTGTCACAGGTCAGGAAACGGTGCTTCCAAAAGTAGAAAACGGAAACCTGGTTTCGGACCCTGCACGGGATATTTTGAAAATGGTTGTCCTGAGCAGATATGCCAATGACCCTGCCCAGATCGGTTTCATTAAGAATATGGGCCTGAAAAAAGGGGCTATTGCGAGCAGCATTGCCCATGACAGTCATAATATAATTGCAGTCGGAGCAACGGATGAGGATATAGTTGAAGCCGTTAACCGGTTGATAGAAAACCGGGGAGGAATCGTTGTTGGGACCGCAGAAAACCTTCTTGATCTCCCACTGGAGGTTTCAGGCCTCATGAGTATTCTGGACGGAAAAGAAGTAGCTGCAAGGTACGAGCAGTTAAATGAAGAAGCCAGGAAACTGGGAACTTCACTCATGTCGCCTTTTATGACACTTTCATTTATGTCGCTCCTAGTAATTCCTGAACTTAAATTGGGAGACAAAGGCCTGTTCAATGTGATAAAATTCGAATTTGTCGAGCTTTTTGCAGATGAATAA
- a CDS encoding COG1361 S-layer family protein, translating into MGFKLTSFICLLLLFFFCVQPVLAEDTSEDKSTDEESTSNISSGLDKGLTLDLLNQDPDPVKPGDVLEIRLSIQNTGYDDLENCVIEIKPEYPFKALSGETLVKNIGTLGKRYEDNRQKVVKFKLGVENSVNEGKYPLKVYVYTTKDKSRVSRSSEFDIEIDSESNAEIEYISVEKMVPGQKTDLVFGIKNVGNSPLKNAIFSWDCTNDVILPVGSSNVKHINLIDIGDTENVSFQVLTNVNTKPGLYKLDMVLTYDDIEGLQTITEAGYVENQKRKEIKSKAGVYVGGTTDFDIAFMERSPTGDYTFTVSNIGNNAANSVKVSVPLQANWTVAGGSSNSVVLGNLQKGDNTIADFNLKPAAMDKDLPIKFEISYTSNDGIRQTVEREIPLYSSSFTPLPESDESKGGNSSSLKYIGLAILACVAGAVLYKRRQKKMRMKNAQQEELNEMKFDDPDK; encoded by the coding sequence ATGGGATTTAAACTTACAAGTTTTATCTGCTTGCTTTTGCTATTTTTCTTCTGCGTTCAACCTGTGCTGGCGGAAGATACTTCAGAAGACAAGAGCACTGATGAGGAGAGTACTTCCAATATTAGTTCGGGTCTTGATAAAGGCTTAACCCTTGACCTGCTCAACCAGGATCCGGATCCGGTAAAACCCGGAGATGTCCTTGAAATAAGGCTTTCGATCCAGAATACGGGATATGATGATCTTGAGAATTGTGTTATTGAAATCAAGCCCGAGTATCCTTTCAAGGCTCTTAGCGGCGAAACACTTGTAAAGAATATAGGTACTCTAGGGAAACGCTATGAAGATAACCGCCAGAAGGTAGTGAAATTCAAGTTGGGAGTAGAAAACAGCGTGAATGAAGGCAAATATCCGTTGAAAGTATACGTTTACACAACTAAAGATAAGAGCAGAGTCTCCCGTTCAAGTGAATTTGACATAGAAATTGATAGTGAGTCAAATGCTGAAATTGAATATATTAGTGTTGAAAAAATGGTACCAGGACAGAAAACCGATCTTGTTTTCGGCATAAAAAATGTAGGAAATTCTCCCTTAAAAAACGCCATTTTTTCCTGGGATTGTACTAATGATGTAATCCTGCCTGTGGGTTCAAGCAATGTTAAGCACATTAACCTGATTGACATTGGAGATACTGAGAATGTCAGCTTTCAGGTCCTAACCAATGTCAATACAAAACCAGGCCTGTATAAGCTGGACATGGTGCTCACCTATGATGATATCGAAGGACTACAGACTATCACAGAAGCGGGCTATGTAGAAAACCAGAAGCGAAAAGAGATCAAAAGCAAAGCAGGAGTCTATGTTGGAGGCACCACGGATTTCGATATCGCATTCATGGAAAGAAGCCCGACTGGTGATTATACTTTTACGGTTTCTAACATCGGAAACAATGCGGCAAACTCAGTCAAGGTTTCTGTTCCCTTACAGGCAAACTGGACTGTTGCAGGCGGCAGCAGTAACTCAGTGGTTCTTGGGAACCTGCAAAAGGGAGACAATACAATTGCGGATTTCAACCTGAAACCTGCAGCTATGGATAAAGATCTTCCTATTAAATTTGAAATTAGCTACACCTCAAATGATGGGATAAGACAAACTGTGGAACGGGAGATACCACTTTATTCCTCGTCTTTCACCCCGTTACCTGAGTCTGACGAATCGAAAGGGGGTAATTCGAGCTCACTGAAGTATATAGGATTAGCTATACTCGCCTGTGTAGCAGGCGCTGTTCTTTATAAAAGACGCCAAAAGAAGATGAGAATGAAGAATGCACAGCAAGAAGAACTTAATGAAATGAAGTTCGATGACCCGGACAAGTAA
- a CDS encoding GNAT family N-acetyltransferase, giving the protein MEKNNIEIQGLKIRKMRRDETEFVVQMEAAQGWIPGIHDGKLYYETDPDGFFIAEIEGEPIGCVSAVTYDDSFGFIGVYVVKPEFRNKGVGIKLTEKFLERMGNRNIGLDAVVENEKKYQKLMKFKSFYSNLRFEGRGGGEVPDGLAKISDVPFESLLEYDREMFPAPRPAFLKNWIKQPDSYAFAAVEAGKLKGYGVIRKCHNGYRIGPLFADDAITAENIFLALKASVPDEAIYMDVPEPNKNAMEIANKYEMTVMFKTIRMYSREKPDINLEKVYVVTTIELG; this is encoded by the coding sequence ATGGAAAAAAATAATATAGAGATTCAAGGGCTGAAAATCCGGAAAATGAGACGTGATGAAACCGAATTTGTGGTCCAAATGGAAGCCGCACAAGGATGGATCCCTGGCATCCATGATGGGAAACTTTATTATGAAACCGATCCTGATGGTTTTTTTATTGCAGAAATTGAAGGAGAGCCCATAGGCTGTGTCTCTGCTGTTACATATGATGATTCCTTTGGTTTTATTGGCGTCTATGTGGTTAAACCCGAATTCAGGAATAAAGGAGTAGGGATTAAATTAACTGAAAAATTCCTGGAACGGATGGGAAACAGAAATATTGGGCTTGATGCAGTAGTGGAAAACGAAAAGAAGTACCAGAAGCTTATGAAGTTCAAGTCCTTTTACAGCAACCTGCGCTTTGAAGGAAGAGGAGGAGGAGAAGTTCCGGATGGGCTTGCAAAAATCTCAGATGTGCCATTTGAGAGCCTGCTGGAGTACGACAGGGAAATGTTTCCGGCTCCAAGACCTGCCTTTCTGAAAAACTGGATTAAACAACCTGATTCTTATGCCTTTGCAGCCGTTGAAGCCGGAAAGCTGAAAGGATACGGCGTTATAAGGAAATGCCATAACGGATACAGAATAGGCCCTCTTTTTGCCGATGATGCGATAACGGCAGAAAACATCTTTCTGGCTCTCAAGGCCTCTGTTCCGGACGAAGCTATATATATGGATGTTCCGGAACCAAACAAAAACGCAATGGAGATTGCCAATAAATATGAAATGACTGTGATGTTCAAAACTATTCGGATGTACAGTCGAGAAAAGCCTGACATAAACCTTGAAAAGGTTTACGTGGTCACTACTATCGAACTTGGGTGA
- a CDS encoding GNAT family N-acetyltransferase, producing the protein MEKSHREIKRLKIRKMKRDETEFAIQMAAGEGWNPGIHDREIFYDTDPDGFFIAEVDEKPVGCVSAVAYDDSFGFFGFYVVKPEFRKKGIGTKLTEKSLEHLGNRNIGLDGVLENEKKYQELMKFKSFYSNLRFEGRGGGEVPDGLAKISDVPFESLLEYDREMFPAPRPAFLKNWIKQPDSYAFAAVEAGKLKGYGVIRKCQNGYKIGPLFADDSITAEKIFLALKASVPDEAIYLDVPEPNKKAMEIAKKYEMTVMFKTIRMYSREEPDINLEKVYGVTTFELG; encoded by the coding sequence ATGGAAAAAAGTCATAGAGAGATAAAAAGGCTGAAAATCCGGAAAATGAAGCGTGATGAAACCGAATTTGCAATTCAAATGGCAGCCGGCGAAGGATGGAACCCTGGCATCCATGACAGGGAAATTTTCTATGATACCGATCCTGACGGTTTTTTTATTGCAGAGGTTGACGAAAAGCCGGTAGGCTGTGTCTCTGCTGTCGCATATGACGATTCCTTTGGTTTTTTTGGCTTCTATGTAGTTAAACCCGAATTCAGGAAAAAAGGAATTGGGACGAAATTGACTGAAAAATCCCTGGAACATCTGGGAAACAGGAATATCGGGCTTGATGGGGTATTAGAAAACGAAAAAAAGTACCAGGAGCTTATGAAGTTCAAATCCTTTTACAGCAACCTGCGTTTTGAAGGAAGAGGTGGAGGAGAAGTTCCGGATGGGCTTGCAAAAATCTCAGATGTGCCATTTGAGAGCCTGCTGGAGTACGACAGGGAAATGTTTCCGGCTCCAAGACCTGCCTTTCTGAAAAACTGGATTAAACAACCTGATTCTTATGCCTTTGCAGCCGTTGAAGCCGGTAAGCTGAAAGGATACGGTGTTATAAGGAAATGCCAGAACGGATACAAAATAGGCCCTCTTTTTGCCGATGACTCGATAACAGCGGAGAAAATCTTTCTGGCTCTCAAGGCCTCTGTTCCGGATGAAGCCATATATCTTGATGTTCCGGAACCAAACAAAAAAGCAATGGAGATTGCCAAGAAATATGAAATGACTGTGATGTTCAAAACTATTCGGATGTACAGTCGAGAAGAGCCTGACATAAACCTTGAAAAGGTCTACGGGGTCACGACTTTCGAGCTTGGGTGA
- a CDS encoding DUF2121 domain-containing protein, translating into MTLVIAFIGKNGAVMTGDLREITFEGEKPNREKLEKELYNGTIVTDNELANKAREFGIVITVTDCKNKISERDGVLIGEVSSIEDGVTKKRRLYTSAGNYAIAELRDSEITLTSHAKGSNLIVLGNDFTKQVANKCFKDNWTKKSTFQDAVKILILCMETAARKTASVSKQFFLIQTTSSVDVLKIVEKDRNS; encoded by the coding sequence ATGACTCTTGTTATAGCTTTTATCGGGAAAAACGGTGCAGTAATGACCGGAGACCTGCGGGAAATAACATTCGAAGGAGAGAAACCTAATAGAGAGAAGCTTGAAAAAGAGCTTTACAACGGGACAATAGTTACGGATAATGAGCTCGCAAATAAAGCCCGTGAATTCGGGATAGTTATAACTGTTACGGACTGCAAAAATAAGATCTCGGAAAGAGATGGCGTTTTAATAGGAGAAGTCTCTTCAATTGAAGACGGGGTCACCAAAAAAAGAAGACTCTATACCTCAGCCGGAAATTACGCAATCGCCGAACTCAGGGATTCCGAGATAACCTTAACCTCACACGCAAAGGGAAGCAACCTGATTGTTCTCGGAAACGATTTCACAAAGCAGGTAGCCAATAAATGCTTCAAAGACAACTGGACAAAGAAGAGCACTTTTCAGGATGCCGTAAAAATTCTTATACTCTGTATGGAAACCGCAGCCAGGAAAACTGCTTCTGTGAGCAAGCAGTTCTTTTTGATTCAGACTACCTCGAGTGTTGATGTTTTAAAAATTGTAGAAAAGGACAGAAATAGCTGA
- a CDS encoding hydantoinase B/oxoprolinase family protein: MSPKAGWQFWIDRGGTFTDIVARSPDGKLITHKLLSDDPCHYKDAAMHGIRQILELPGNAPLPAEIIESVKMGTTVGTNALLERKGERTVLVINRGFGDALRIGYQNRPDIFAQKIELPEQLYERVIEVSGRVGADGKELVPLDLENAKKELEAAFEAGIRSAAIVLMHAYRYPEHELKLGRLAREIGFTQVSLSHQASPLIKLVSRGETTVVDAYLSPVLRRYVNMVQESLEEGKEGKENGNGIKKESGDRTEKEYGDRTEKENGEGTENGTEINSGDGKENEVKRSPRLMFMQSSGGLTDAETFQGKDCILSGPAGGIVGAVATSEMAGARKIITFDMGGTSTDVAQYSGEYERSLETEIAGVRLRSPMMRIHTVAAGGGSILHYEGGRFRVGPDSAGSDPGPACYRKGGPLTVTDCNVMLGKLQPEFFPRIFGPDADQPLDYELVHRKFEELAEKVSGEGKNESNSRTPEQIAEGFLSVAVENMANAIKKISVQRGYNIKEYTLCCFGGAAAQHACRVADSLGIKSIFIHPYAGVLSAYGMGLADQRLIKERYIGIELSDMLVDNLKKEFSELEHEGRLLMLKQGVQQSRITALYKMHMRYAGSDTQLVIDFADTAALRKCFEEAHRKRFGFTMEGKAIVVEAVSVETVGINERVLDPVLEKEEHPVFSSVAVVRMYSNGEFHETPVFQRDELKPGTHVSGPAVLIEKNTTIVLEPGWKGTITERNHLFLKREVPLSGRAAIRTDVDPVMLEIFNNRFMSVAEQMGFTLQNTAHSVNIKERLDFSCALFDSQGNLVANAPHIPVHLGSMGECVKSLIRTQLKEMHARDVYLINSPYHGGTHLPDITVVTPMFGNSRKILFYLASRGHHADVGGISPGSMPPGSRTIVEEGVLSEGMKVVEQGRFCEERLKTWLGSGKYPARNPDQNIADIRAQTAANEKGLSELRRMVEEFSLETVEAYMGHVQDNAEEAVRRVIDRLANGEFTYTLDDGNAIKVKVTIDRKNRSAKIDFTGTSPQLSNNFNAPASVCIAAVLYAFRTLVKSDIPLNEGCLRPLEIIIPEGSLLKPEPPAAVVAGNVETSQYVVDALFGALGTLAASQGTMNNFTFGNADFQYYETICGGSGAGPDFSGTDAVHTHMTNSRITDPEILETRFPVLLEEFSILKGSGGDGKFRGGNGVVRKIRFLKDMNAAILSSHRKLPPFGLKGGMPAKCGRNSFVRRDGSVLEIEGQAEIELKSGELFVIETPGGGGYGEKED; the protein is encoded by the coding sequence ATGTCCCCCAAAGCCGGATGGCAGTTCTGGATAGACCGTGGAGGCACGTTTACTGACATCGTAGCCCGCAGCCCTGATGGAAAACTGATCACTCACAAGCTTCTTTCCGACGATCCGTGTCATTATAAAGATGCAGCCATGCACGGGATTCGGCAGATTTTAGAGTTGCCTGGAAATGCGCCTCTGCCGGCTGAAATTATAGAATCCGTGAAAATGGGAACAACAGTCGGCACAAATGCGCTTCTTGAGCGGAAAGGGGAACGGACTGTACTTGTTATAAACCGAGGGTTCGGGGATGCTTTAAGAATCGGGTACCAGAACCGCCCGGATATTTTTGCTCAGAAAATCGAACTTCCGGAGCAGCTTTATGAAAGGGTTATCGAGGTTTCCGGAAGGGTAGGGGCCGATGGAAAAGAGCTTGTGCCCCTTGACCTCGAAAATGCAAAAAAAGAGCTTGAAGCGGCTTTTGAAGCCGGAATTCGTTCGGCTGCAATCGTACTTATGCATGCGTACAGGTATCCTGAGCATGAACTCAAACTTGGCAGGCTTGCCAGAGAAATCGGTTTTACGCAGGTGTCTCTCTCCCATCAGGCAAGCCCTTTAATTAAACTCGTAAGCAGGGGGGAAACAACTGTAGTAGATGCATATCTCTCTCCTGTGCTCCGCAGATACGTTAATATGGTACAGGAATCCCTGGAAGAAGGAAAGGAAGGAAAAGAAAACGGGAATGGGATAAAAAAAGAAAGCGGGGATAGGACAGAAAAAGAATATGGAGACAGGACAGAAAAAGAAAATGGGGAAGGGACAGAAAATGGAACCGAAATAAATAGCGGGGATGGAAAAGAGAACGAAGTCAAGAGAAGTCCCAGGCTTATGTTCATGCAGTCCAGCGGAGGGCTTACGGATGCGGAAACTTTTCAGGGCAAGGACTGTATCCTGTCCGGTCCTGCAGGTGGGATCGTTGGAGCAGTTGCAACCTCGGAAATGGCAGGGGCGAGAAAAATCATTACTTTCGATATGGGTGGCACATCTACGGATGTAGCCCAGTACAGCGGAGAATACGAGCGCAGTCTTGAAACCGAGATTGCAGGAGTGCGCCTGCGTTCGCCTATGATGCGCATACATACGGTTGCAGCAGGCGGAGGTTCCATACTTCATTACGAGGGAGGCAGGTTCAGGGTAGGGCCGGATTCGGCAGGTTCGGATCCAGGGCCGGCGTGTTATCGAAAAGGAGGGCCGCTTACGGTTACCGACTGCAATGTCATGCTTGGGAAGTTGCAGCCTGAGTTTTTCCCAAGAATATTTGGGCCAGATGCCGACCAGCCTCTCGACTACGAACTTGTGCACAGAAAATTCGAAGAGCTTGCAGAAAAGGTTTCAGGTGAAGGCAAAAACGAAAGCAATAGCCGGACGCCTGAGCAAATAGCCGAGGGCTTCCTTTCGGTTGCGGTTGAGAATATGGCCAATGCCATCAAGAAAATTTCGGTCCAGAGAGGGTACAATATAAAAGAGTATACTCTCTGCTGTTTTGGAGGAGCTGCTGCTCAACATGCCTGCAGGGTTGCAGACAGCCTTGGAATCAAAAGCATCTTCATTCATCCGTATGCAGGTGTGCTTTCGGCATATGGCATGGGACTTGCAGACCAGAGGCTTATAAAAGAACGCTATATAGGCATCGAGCTCTCGGACATGCTGGTAGATAATTTGAAAAAGGAATTTTCCGAGCTTGAGCATGAAGGCCGTCTGCTCATGCTCAAACAGGGTGTGCAGCAATCTCGAATAACTGCGCTCTATAAGATGCATATGCGTTATGCAGGTTCAGATACACAGCTTGTCATCGATTTTGCGGATACGGCTGCTCTCAGGAAGTGCTTTGAAGAAGCCCACAGGAAGCGCTTCGGGTTTACAATGGAAGGCAAAGCCATAGTTGTTGAAGCAGTTTCCGTGGAAACCGTCGGAATTAACGAAAGGGTTCTGGACCCTGTGCTGGAAAAGGAAGAGCATCCTGTTTTCTCTTCTGTCGCTGTGGTACGGATGTACAGCAACGGAGAGTTTCATGAGACTCCGGTTTTTCAGAGGGATGAGCTCAAGCCCGGAACCCATGTAAGCGGTCCGGCTGTGCTTATTGAAAAAAACACAACCATTGTACTTGAACCCGGTTGGAAAGGTACGATTACTGAACGTAACCACCTTTTCCTTAAACGGGAAGTTCCACTCTCGGGCCGTGCAGCTATACGAACAGATGTTGATCCTGTAATGCTCGAGATTTTCAATAACAGATTCATGTCAGTTGCCGAGCAGATGGGTTTTACTCTTCAGAACACAGCCCACTCAGTAAACATAAAGGAGAGGCTGGACTTCTCCTGTGCTCTTTTTGATAGTCAGGGAAACCTGGTAGCAAATGCTCCTCATATCCCTGTGCATCTGGGCTCAATGGGAGAATGTGTAAAATCCCTTATCCGGACACAGTTAAAGGAAATGCATGCAAGAGATGTATATTTGATCAATTCCCCATACCATGGAGGAACCCATCTTCCTGACATTACGGTTGTTACCCCGATGTTTGGAAATTCCAGAAAAATCCTGTTCTATCTGGCTTCCAGAGGCCATCATGCCGATGTTGGAGGAATCAGCCCAGGGTCTATGCCTCCTGGTAGCAGGACAATTGTTGAAGAAGGGGTACTGAGCGAAGGCATGAAAGTCGTAGAACAGGGCCGTTTCTGTGAAGAAAGGCTAAAGACGTGGCTTGGCTCGGGAAAATACCCTGCAAGAAACCCTGACCAGAATATTGCGGATATCCGAGCACAGACTGCAGCAAATGAAAAGGGTCTGTCCGAACTGCGCAGAATGGTTGAAGAGTTTTCCCTTGAAACGGTTGAAGCCTACATGGGACATGTGCAGGATAATGCTGAAGAAGCAGTCAGAAGAGTTATTGACAGGCTTGCAAACGGGGAATTTACTTATACACTCGATGATGGAAACGCAATTAAAGTGAAGGTTACAATTGACCGTAAAAATCGGAGCGCTAAAATTGATTTTACAGGTACTTCTCCTCAGCTCTCAAATAACTTCAATGCACCGGCATCGGTTTGCATAGCTGCAGTACTTTACGCTTTCAGAACGCTTGTAAAAAGTGATATTCCACTGAATGAAGGCTGCCTGAGGCCGCTTGAGATTATTATTCCCGAGGGTTCCCTGCTCAAGCCAGAGCCTCCTGCAGCCGTTGTTGCAGGGAACGTTGAAACCTCGCAGTACGTTGTTGATGCACTGTTCGGAGCTCTTGGCACGCTTGCGGCTTCACAGGGTACGATGAACAATTTTACCTTCGGAAATGCCGATTTTCAGTATTATGAAACTATTTGCGGAGGTTCAGGGGCAGGCCCGGACTTTTCAGGAACAGACGCTGTGCACACTCATATGACCAATTCCAGAATAACCGATCCTGAAATTCTTGAGACGAGGTTTCCTGTTTTGCTTGAAGAATTTTCCATCCTGAAAGGAAGCGGTGGAGACGGCAAATTCAGAGGTGGAAACGGTGTTGTCCGAAAGATCAGGTTCCTGAAAGACATGAACGCTGCCATTCTCTCAAGCCACAGAAAACTTCCACCTTTCGGGCTCAAAGGCGGAATGCCTGCAAAATGCGGAAGAAACTCATTTGTTCGCAGGGACGGTAGTGTTCTTGAAATCGAAGGCCAGGCCGAAATTGAGCTGAAGTCAGGAGAGCTTTTTGTAATCGAGACTCCGGGAGGTGGGGGTTATGGCGAGAAAGAAGATTAA